In Helianthus annuus cultivar XRQ/B chromosome 8, HanXRQr2.0-SUNRISE, whole genome shotgun sequence, a single genomic region encodes these proteins:
- the LOC110870285 gene encoding uncharacterized protein LOC110870285, giving the protein MSEHRDEQGSRNNQNNRRGEESSYRTRTPSHSVRSRSSTSMRLNTEDIHNIVVEVAKVMKNAQTGNVNQSGERHEESSTASTPVQREGMGERKNTIATMPLEGKGEYPKSKECTYKHFMSCKPQSFDGRKGALEAQDWLNRMESVLDICECDDRNKVRFTVHMFEAEALHWWNIVVRTEGKEKVKEMKWEEFIQKFLAKYCPPSETEQLEVEFFQLKMGNKTYREYVSRFNDISRLVSYLALTEEQLINRFIWGLPSEMRVFIKSKSPKTFAETVEAGAVMAAEMILRQAESPAPKRKREERKGDTRNNNFKRPKTFPQCQICKCFHTGECRFPCPNCKKTGHALQECKEKKKCFKCGDPNHMRSECPELKRNDRTQPNQPKGRAFVLTTEEAKTNTDVVTGTYLVNDVYARVLFDTDANRSLVSTTFRPYLNQASQTLDHTFTVEMADGSQREIVDIVKNCKISLNNHVIPIDLMPMELGEFDIVIGMDWLTPYCWV; this is encoded by the coding sequence ATGTCTGAACATAGAGATGAGCAAGGGTCTAGAAATAATCAGAATAACAGAAGGGGAGAGGAAAGTTCTTATAGGACTCGAACTCCCTCTCATAGTGTCAGGTCCCGGTCTAGTACAAGCATGCGTCTAAATACTGAGGATATCCACAATATAGTTGTGGAAGTGGCTAAGGTAATGAAGAATGCACAAACCGGTAATGTTAACCAGTCTGGAGAACGACATGAAGAAAGCTCAACAGCCTCCACGCCAGTTCAAAGGGAAGGAATGGGCGAAAGGAAAAACACTATTGCAACCATGCCACTAGAAGGAAAAGGTGAATATCCCAAATCAAAGGAATGTACTTATAAGCACTTCATGTCCTGTAAACCTCAGTCCTTTGACGGAAGAAAGGGAGCACTAGAAGCTCAAGACtggctcaacagaatggagtcagtATTAGACATATGTGAGTGTGATGACCGCAACAAAGTACGGTTCACGGTACATATGTTTGAAGCTGAAGCCCTTCACTGGTGGAACATTGTGGTCCGAACAGAGGGAAAAGAAAAGGTTAAGGAGATGAAGTGGGAGGAGTTTATTCAAAAGTTTCTTGCTAAGTATTGTCCTCCCAGTGAGACTGAGCAACTGGAAGTGGAATTCTTTCAGttaaaaatgggaaataaaacctaTCGAGAATATGTTTCTCGTTTCAACGACATATCTCGACTGGTTTCTTATTTAGCATTGACCGAGGAACAACTGATCAATAGGTTTATTTGGGGTCTTCCCTCTGAAATGAGGGTGTTTATCAAATCCAAATCCCCCAAGACTTTTGCAGAAACTGTTGAGGCTGGCGCCGTCATGGCTGCCGAGATGATTCTGCGGCAGGCTGAATCTCCCGCACCAAAAAGAAAGCGGGAAGAAAGAAAGGGGGACACCCGGAATAACAACTTTAAAAGGCCTAAAACATTTCCTCAATGTCAAATTTGCAAATGCTTTCATACGGGGGAATGTCGTTTTCCTTGTCCAAATTGTAAAAAGACGGGTCATGCTCTTCAAGAATGCAAGGAAAAGAAGaagtgtttcaaatgtggagacccTAACCACATGAGATCTGAATGTCCCGAACTTAAAAGAAATGATAGGACACAACCAAATCAGCCAAAAGGGCGGGCATTTGTACTCACCACGGAAGAAGCCAAGACCAATACAGACGTTGTCACGGGTACGTATctcgtaaatgatgtatatgcgcgtgtgttatttgataccgaTGCAAATAGAAGTCTAGTGTCGACTACCTTTAGACCTTACTTGAACCAGGCGTCCCAAACCCTAGATCATACCTTTACAGTAGAAATGGCTGATGGAAGTCAAAGAGAGATAGTTGACATAGTTAAGAATTGTAAAATAAGCTTAAACAACCATGTTATCCCTATAGACCTAATGCCTATGGAACTTGGAGAATTCGACATAGTCATAGGAATGGACTGGTTGACACCATATTGTTGGGTCTAA
- the LOC110870287 gene encoding uncharacterized protein LOC110870287, whose translation MEKALARYGVTHRLSTAYHPQTSGQVENANRGVKRILEKTVGKSRKDWSEKLDDALWAFRTAYKTPLGTTPFMIVYGKACHLPVELEHRALWALKTVNLDLTEAARRRFFQIHELEALRDAAYERSWSIKEKTKALHDRRLRGLKDFKVGDKVLFFNSRLKLIAGKLKSRWSGPYVVKEVFPYGTVELYDEVDKGVWKVNGHRLKHYLGGPIDTTEEEEIPLEDPPTFAEQ comes from the coding sequence ATGGAAAAGGCACTTGCACGCTACGGTGTCACTCATCGTCTTTCTACCGCGTACCACCCGCAAACTAGTGGCCAAGTAGAGAATGCTAACCGAGGGGTGAAGAGAatcttagagaaaacggtaggaaaaagtagaaaggattggtcggaaAAGCTCGACGACGCTTTGTGGGCATTCCGTACCGCCTATAAGACACCGTTAGGCACAACACCCTTTATGATCGTGTATGGCAAAGCTTGCCATCTTCCGGTTGAATTAGAGCATAGGGCGTTGTGGGCATTAAAAACCGTAAACCTTGACCTTACCGAAGCCGCAAGGAGGAGATTCTTCCAGATTCATGAGTTGGAAGCATTGAGGGATGCCGCTTATGAAAGATCATGGAGTATCAAGGAGAAAACTAAGGCATTGCATGATAGGCGGTTGAGAGGTTTGAAAGATTTtaaggtaggtgataaagtactTTTTTTCAACTCACGGTTGAAATTGATAGCAGGAAAATTGAAATCGAGGTGGAGTGGCCCGTATGTGGTGAAAGAAGTGTTTCCATACGGCACGGTTGAGCTATACGATGAGGTCGACAAAGGTGTGTGGAAGGTAAACGGCCATAGACTGAAACATTACTTGGGAGGTCCTATTGATACTACtgaagaggaagaaattcctCTAGAGGACCCACCTACCTTTGCCGAACAGTGA
- the LOC110870286 gene encoding uncharacterized protein LOC110870286, with protein MEKALARYGVTHRLSTAYHPQTSGQVENANRGVKRILEKTVGKSRKDWSEKLDDALWAFRTAYKTPLGTTPFMIVYGKACHLPVELEHRALWALKTVNLDLTEAARRRFFQIHELEALRDAAYERSWSIKEKTKALHDRRLRGLKDFKVGDKVLLFNSRLKLIAGKLKSRWSGPYVVKEVFPYGTVELYDEVDKGVWKVNGHRLKHYLGGPIDTTEEEEIPLEDPPTFAEQ; from the coding sequence ATGGAAAAGGCACTTGCACGCTACGGTGTCACTCATCGTCTTTCTACCGCGTACCACCCGCAAACTAGTGGCCAAGTAGAGAATGCTAACCGAGGGGTGAAGAGAatcttagagaaaacggtaggaaaaagtagaaaggattggtcggaaAAGCTCGACGACGCTTTGTGGGCATTCCGTACCGCCTATAAGACACCGTTAGGCACAACACCCTTTATGATCGTGTATGGCAAAGCTTGCCATCTTCCGGTTGAATTAGAGCATAGGGCGTTGTGGGCATTAAAAACCGTAAACCTTGACCTTACCGAAGCCGCAAGGAGGAGATTCTTCCAGATTCATGAGTTGGAAGCATTGAGGGATGCCGCTTATGAAAGATCATGGAGTATCAAGGAGAAAACTAAGGCATTGCATGATAGGCGGTTGAGAGGTTTGAAAGATTTtaaggtaggtgataaagtactTTTGTTCAACTCACGGTTGAAATTGATAGCAGGAAAATTGAAATCGAGGTGGAGTGGCCCGTATGTGGTGAAAGAAGTGTTTCCATACGGCACGGTTGAGCTATACGATGAGGTCGACAAAGGTGTGTGGAAGGTAAACGGCCATAGACTGAAACATTACTTGGGAGGTCCTATTGATACTACtgaagaggaagaaattcctCTAGAGGACCCACCTACCTTTGCCGAACAGTGA